In a genomic window of Cydia fagiglandana chromosome 8, ilCydFagi1.1, whole genome shotgun sequence:
- the LOC134666615 gene encoding nitric oxide synthase-interacting protein homolog, whose amino-acid sequence MTRHARNCTAGAVYTYHEKKKDAAASGYGTQSERVGKDSVKNFDDCSLTLQPCRNPVVTKEGYLFDKEAILEYVISKKTEYTRKLKRYEKQLKKDENEKNELAAAEKEANLIKFMNREKNISSSTSKNFESGPSSSNSVSNLANGKDKHLPSFWVPAMLPDAKISKVEKPDPTVYCPISGKPLKMKDLIEVKWTLVPDPDDKKSLIAKENRYMCPVTHDILSNAIPCAVIRTTGHVVTMECVENLIKKDWVHPLTGDKLKEKDIIPLQRGGTGYALTNQNLEGKNERPVLQA is encoded by the exons ATGACGAGACACGCTAGAAACTGTACTGCCGGGGCAGTTTACACTTATCACGAGAAGAAAAAAGACGCAGCAGCATCCGGTTATGGAACCCAAAGCGAACGCGTAGGCAAGGACTCTGTTAAGAACTTCGACGACTGCAGCCTGACTTTGCAGCCTTGCAGGAACCCCGTCGTCACCAAGGAAGGCTATCTTTTCGACAAGGAAGCTATCCTAGAATACGTGATTTCTAAAAAGACCGAATACACCCGTAAGCTGAAACGCTACGAAAAGCAATTAAAAAAAGACGAGAACGAAAAAAATGAGCTTGCAGCGGCTGAAAAAGAGGCAAATCTTATCAAATTCATGAACAGGGAAAAGAATATATCCAGCTCTACATCTAAGAACTTCGAAAGTGGGCCCTCATCATCTAATTCTGTCTCAAATCTGGCTAATGGAAAAGACAAGCATTTACCTAGTTTCTGGGTACCAGCAATGTTGCCAGATGCTAAGATTTCTAAAGTCGAGAAGCCAGACCCAACAGTGTACTGCCCAATCAGTGGAAAACCCTTGAAAATGAAAGACCTGATTGAAGTTAAGTGGACATTGGTACCAGACCCGGACGATAAGAAGTCATTGATTGCAAAAGAAAATAGATACATGTGCCCTGTGACACATGATATCCTGAGTAATGCTATTCCATGTGCAGTCATCAG AACAACAGGTCATGTAGTGACAATGGAGTGTGTTGAAAACCTGATAAAGAAAGACTGGGTGCACCCCCTCACTGGAGACAAATTGAAGGAAAAAGACATCATCCCCTTGCAGCGGGGTGGCACTGGCTACGCCCTGACCAACCAGAACTTGGAGGGCAAGAATGAGAGGCCTGTTTTGCAGGCCTGA
- the LOC134666595 gene encoding uncharacterized protein LOC134666595 encodes MNGTPDNIIVNSCELTPIYLIQDSGVAQATSYVLTPANQIEQKPVSNLKRFYESSGNLEKSVLLNSPEPPAAKARILKKADSGQIGNNLKLASFLVPKTSAHNVQTKPVHTVNTVTTVNTINTVNTVNNIVFKPATATVAAASQNVPLTKTHAVPKLDMDRKIVKLKPSDTASRHFRGRSVPKIKPKEVTPEPPKYTSVQLLKLGETYHSLNVLSDDQVKMVNQALNIIKDPEKIPPEPAYDPVTNTRFIYKVVSPKDLKVVGRNKVALKEPRRVAASLDARPVGTVITRSGRKVRLPRQVVEEEPHKPRRRPGTVVTCAQCSTDFGSLYQLQKHYESQPTHAPSKTHWSLFHCLLAIVAGSPAETRAKLFIQQLELLVRKLKALLPCLLAGAAAAGGGAAAQPADIGDDVGRFFGLSSGKYHLDMEALSCVKDKEGHCKHQPAPAQASASEPGGAGPGLADGGPGLADGGKPSQRWRHQHRDDCARVHTAHAWPAVGSKLQDIKQKTHKNHVKKMRLAPDSEIIELNREDLIGLGANGREVPAPQKMISLLKNDTEPETKLDKSQSLDEIKKPKGRVQFHSAHFDIRSSPIKPSTSTIFRTFQINPDKMEKFNVQIIRPLELDQKPNELIKETPTTSDCTKLDSIFRDEIEMSCKDVINNELNNGLNFNSSKDWAISSANDDQSHESFIKSNAVIEPSLIHVKDDAMGSLPDGSLTYSDINQNADMPVLTDEHDTQDSRLNLSQNQSVLNFLETLGNELTYPEPEIRNAAVDFQLDLFSFNNT; translated from the exons ATGAACGGGACACCGGACAACATCATAGTGAATTCTTGTGAACTAACACCGATATATTTGATACAGGATTCGGGCGTCGCTCAG gCTACGTCTTATGTTTTGACGCCGGCTAACCAAATTGAACAAAAACCAGTGAGTAACCTCAAAAGGTTTTACGAGAGCAGCGGGAATTTGGAGAAGAGTGTTCTTTTGAATAGCCCCGAGCCGCCAGCGGCGAAGGCTAGAATTTTGAAGAAAGCTGATTCTGGTCAGATtggtaataatttaaaattagccAGTTTTCTTGTGCCCAAGACAAGTGCTCACAATGTTCAGACGAAGCCAGTGCACACAGTAAACACGGTGACCACTGTGAACACAATAAACACAGTTAACACTGTGAACAATATTGTGTTCAAGCCGGCGACAGCTACTGTAGCTGCAGCAAGCCAAAATGTTCCCCTCACCAAGACACATGCAGTACCCAAACTCGACATGGACAGGAAGATTGTGAAGTTGAAGCCCTCCGACACAGCTTCAAGACATTTCCGTGGTAGATCTGTGCCAAAGATAAAACCCAAAGAAGT GACACCAGAACCACCAAAATATACATCGGTGCAGTTACTCAAGCTAGGAGAGACATACCAtag TCTCAATGTCCTAAGTGATGACCAGGTGAAAATGGTGAACCAAGCTTTGAACATAATCAAGGATCCAGAAAAGATCCCTCCGGAGCCTGCATATGATCCTGTCACCAATACACGTTTCATATACAA GGTGGTGTCCCCGAAGGATCTGAAGGTGGTGGGGCGCAATAAGGTCGCGCTGAAGGAACCGCGACGTGTCGCCGCCTCGCTCGACGCGCGCCCGGTGGGG ACGGTGATAACCCGCAGCGGGCGGAAAGTGCGGCTGCCGCGGCAGGTGGTCGAGGAGGAGCCCCACAAGCCCCGCCGGAGACCCGGCACCGTGGTCACCTGCGCCCAGTGTTCCACT GACTTTGGCAGCCTGTACCAACTGCAGAAGCACTACGAGAGCCAGCCCACGCACGCGCCGTCCAAGACGCACTGGAGCCTGTTCCACTGCCTGCTCGCCATCGTGGCCGGCTCGCCCGCCGAGACCCGGGCGAAGCTGTTCATACAACAG CTGGAGCTGCTGGTGCGGAAGCTGAAGGCGCTGCTGCCCTGCCTGCTCGCGGGCGCCGCGGCGGCGGGGGGAGGGGCGGCCGCGCAGCCCGCCGACATCGGCGACGACGTCGGCAG ATTTTTCGGCTTGAGTTCCGGCAAGTACCACCTGGACATGGAGGCATTAAGCTGCGTCAAGGACAAGGAGGGCCACTGCAAGCACCAGCCGGCGCCGGCGCAGGCCTCGGCCTCGGAGCCGGGCGGCGCCGGCCCCGGCCTCGCCGACGGCGGCCCCGGCCTCGCGGACGGCGGCAAGCCCTCGCAGCGCTGGCGCCACCAGCACCGTGACGACTGCGCGCGCGTGCACACGGCGCACGCCTGGCCCGCCGTCGGCAGCAAGCTGCAGGACATCAAGCAGAAGACTCACAAAAACCACGTCAAGAAAATGAGGCTCGCTCCCGATAGCGAAATAATCGAGCTCAACCGGGAGGACCTGATCGGCCTCGGTGCGAACGGCCGAGAGGTCCCGGCTCCGCAAAAGATGATCTCTCTTTTAAAAAATGATACGGAACCCGAAACTAAACTCGATAAATCCCAATCGTTGGATGAAATCAAGAAACCCAAAGGTCGCGTGCAGTTCCATAGTGCGCATTTCGATATCCGCTCGTCCCCTATAAAACCGTCCACCTCCACAATTTTTAGGACGTTCCAAATAAATCCGGATAAAATGGAGAAATTTAACGTGCAAATCATAAGGCCTTTGGAGTTAGACCAGAAACCTAATGAACTTATAAAGGAGACACCGACGACCTCAGATTGTACAAAGTTAGACAGTATATTTAGAGATGAAATAGAAATGTCGTGTAAAGATGTAATAAATAATGAACTTAACAATGGACTTAATTTCAATAGTAGCAAGGATTGGGCTATATCGTCGGCGAATGACGACCAGTCGCACGAGAGCTTTATAAAATCGAATGCAGTGATTGAACCGTCGCTAATACACGTGAAAGATGACGCGATGGGTAGTCTACCTGACGGTTCTCTGACTTATAGTGATATCAACCAGAATGCTGACATGCCAGTATTGACCGACGAACATGACACTCAGGACAGCCGCCTAAATTTGAGTCAGAATCAATCAGTATTGAACTTTCTAGAAACCTTAGGTAATGAACTAACATATCCTGAACCTGAAATTAGAAATGCAGCAGTGGATTTCCAGTTAGacttattttcttttaataatacATAA